A region from the Spea bombifrons isolate aSpeBom1 chromosome 7, aSpeBom1.2.pri, whole genome shotgun sequence genome encodes:
- the IL4R gene encoding interleukin-4 receptor subunit alpha, with protein MKMPLKFPGNCIMKYISFPWLLMLWCEHCDAHLDLKVKNFDCFNDYEKHSFCSWEVVSTPRVNCSEEFLLTYVCRNDTPEVIKECVPENARLDDSALPIRCICHLEIYPYLASIVYDVELKSHGELIDNTAFPLMQKVKPKTPSNLTIDISDAENIMLAWDTGYNVFHYLHDYLYFQLQITSKENQNVVENTILNQKEARHEINKRQFKRGHQYTVKVRSMPHSEFYNGSWSEWSQAAEWYNDYSPSVEDLMKMIIPVVTIVILLLLLSYYFGIKHFKKKWLDETPDPAKSKLFVRKQHMQQKLLLHSEWNHNRPKQEDKKQNGCGNWFYKLMAKVPTEYDLYVSDTLCPVLQPETTTIEKEFEVYSVENEKHTDTCVLEEAVVEEDGGPEQIDESVESTLLKIVAESDFMFEELMLDKVDNHESPPASSSQNGFSIIRGLWQLENTQVDIFENSLGSGYHSYEGDNSPAELQNKPGQLQLCNFNEFPWGWDNLQSNAPMENLENSSHVCQPVTRMDSGYSTFANVVSGSEDPVDRANSTSPALSWDVENFPVSSLINSNHHLQPHAEYYNRSSSLLLPKVSPYKMYNQITLKPNQDQFSHSNPDDCKYEDEVEHDINNTYPSPTQEWPGYQSFSKVFQQEGQSVGCPVQSMDCTVLDSGYKSFNCLLNENKTEVGNDNSLFDVDMPFGEAFQKDIEPANISFDNYDETNASNEPCFGFPNVLFSEVCMDESKNPSYTMDSSEQMEDDGSKITAIKNNTTMNSQDENIGKIPYALTFDICNHLCNLANLYGDNLSLGKLKSKGLVDFNLNDRTGCVVSYCPDEIFSCLSASGSATMEDELSFIQFLKEPKQRGVKFENMSYFFNPYRLKTLLSDTREDSNVMPTNLLVSHKVLDKDGNSYMKLALSNTQHLESICTANKC; from the exons ATGAAGATGCCGTTGAAGTTTCCGGGGAACTGCATAATGAAGTACATAAGCTTCCCGTGGCTTCTAATGTTGTGGTGCGAGCATTGTGATG CTCATTTAGACTTAAAGGTTAAAAACTTTGATTGCTTCAACGAttatgaaaaacacagtttttgtTCCTGGGAAGTTGTTTCTACACCAAGAGTTAACTGCAGCGAAGAGTTTCTCCTTACATATGTCTGTAGAAATGATACTCCCGAAGTTAT TAAAGAATGCGTCCCGGAAAATGCACGTCTTGATGACAGCGCTTTACCGATTCGGTGTATCTGCCATCTTGAGATTTATCCTTATTTAGCATCTATTGTGTATGATGTTGAACTCAAGTCACACGGGGAACTAATAGACAACACAGCCTTTCCCCTTATGCAAAAAG ttaAACCCAAAACCCCTTCCAATTTAACCATTGACATCAGCGATGCGGAGAATATCATGCTGGCATGGGATACCGGATATAACGTTTTCCATTACCTGCATGACTATTTGTATTTCCAGCTGCAGATTACGTCCAAGGAAAACCAAAATGTG GTGGAAAACACTATCCTAAACCAAAAGGAAGCTCGCCATGAAATAAACAAGAGGCAATTCAAACGAGGCCATCAATACACAGTAAAAGTCAGATCGATGCCACATAGTGAATTTTACAACGGCTCCTGGAGTGAATGGAGCCAAGCGGCTGAGTGGTATAATG ATTACAGCCCATCTGTAGAAGATCTTATGAAGATGATTATCCCGGTGGTCACAATAGTGATTTTATTATTGCTCTTATCATACTATTTTGGTATTAAACA TTTTAAGAAGAAGTGGTTGGATGAGACCCCGGACCCTGCAAAAAGTAAACTCTTTGTgaggaaacagcacatgcaacag aaactttTGTTGCATTCCGAGTGGAATCATAACAGGCCAAAGCAAGAGGACAAAAAGCAAAATGGCTG CGGAAACTGGTTTTATAAGTTGATGGCGAAAGTCCCCACAGAGTATGACCTCTACGTCAGTGACACTTTATGTCCAGTTCTCCAACCAGAAACTACAACAATTGAAAAAGAGTTTGAAGTATATTCTgtggaaaatgaaaaacatacagACACGTGTGTCTTAGAGGAGGCCGTTGTCGAGGAGGATGGTGGACCAGAACAAATAGACGAGTCTGTAGAGAGCACGTTGCTGAAAATTGTTGCAGAGAGCGACTTTATGTTTGAAGAACTGATGCTGGACAAAGTTGATAACCATGAAAGTCCACCTGCATCTTCAAGCCAGAATGGTTTCTCTATTATCAGGGGACTATGGCAACTAGAAAACACACAAGTGGACATTTTTGAAAATTCCCTTGGATCTGGTTATCATAGTTATGAAGGTGATAATTCCCCAGCGGAGCTACAAAATAAACCAGGCCAGTTGCAGCTTTGTAATTTCAATGAATTTCCTTGGGGTTGGGACAACTTGCAATCCAATGCGCCTATGGAAAACCTTGAGAACTCATCACATGTATGTCAACCTGTCACACGCATGGATTCAGGCTACAGCACTTTTGCCAATGTTGTGTCTGGTTCAGAAGATCCGGTAGACCGTGCTAACAGTACTAGCCCTGCATTGTCTTGGGACGTTGAAAATTTCCCAGTGAGTTCACTTATCAACTCAAACCATCATCTACAACCACATGCGGAGTATTATAATAGAAGCTCATCTCTGCTGTTGCCTAAAGTAAgcccatataaaatgtataatcaaattacattaaaaccaaatcaAGACCAATTCTCACATTCTAACCCAGACGACTGTAAATATGAGGATGAAGTAGAACACGACATCAACAACACTTATCCTTCACCCACCCAGGAGTGGCCAGGATACCAAAGTTTTTCCAAAGTATTCCAACAGGAGGGACAATCTGTAGGTTGCCCTGTTCAATCTATGGACTGCACCGTGCTAGACTCAGGGTATAAATCCTTCAATTGTCttctaaatgaaaataaaactgaGGTGGGTAATGATAACTCTTTGTTTGACGTGGACATGCCTTTTGGAGAAGCTTTCCAAAAGGATATAGAGCCAGCAAACATCAGTTTTGATAACTACGATGAAACCAATGCATCAAATGAACCTTGTTTTGGTTTTCCAAATGTCCTCTTTTCGGAGGTGTGTATGGATGAAAGTAAAAATCCATCTTATACCATGGACTCATCTGAGCAGATGGAAGATGATGGAAGCAAAATAACggctattaaaaataacactacAATGAACTCTCAAGATGAAAATATCGGAAAGATTCCTTACGCGTTAACATTTGACATATGTAACCACTTGTGCAATTTGGCTAATTTGTACGGAGATAATCTTTCACTGGGTAAACTAAAGTCTAAAGGTTTAGTAGACTTTAACTTGAATGACAGGACTGGTTGTGTCGTCTCCTACTGTCCAGATGAGATTTTTTCGTGCCTATCCGCATCCGGATCAGCAACAATGGAAGATGAGCTCTCTTTTATTCAGTTTCTCAAAGAACCAAAGCAAAGAGGGGTTAAGTTTGAAAACATGTCCTATTTTTTCAATCCTTATAGGTTAAAGACTTTACTCAGCGACACACGAGAAGACTCAAATGTGATGCCCACCAACTTACTTGTGAGCCACAAAGTACTTGATAAGGACGGCAATTCGTATATGAAATTAGCACTGTCAAACACTCAGCACCTGGAAAGCATTTGCACTGCTAACAAATGTTAG